The proteins below come from a single Drosophila kikkawai strain 14028-0561.14 chromosome 3R, DkikHiC1v2, whole genome shotgun sequence genomic window:
- the aqz gene encoding protein bunched, class 2/F/G isoform encodes MTYSHNSVRNNIRMTTASATKSIRLKKGAAGAATSASNSSTPSPTSPTSVSTSVAPLPVSASAPATPLVTAHSNSIASSTNLTQNNSPHFLSSSPTSLGLSNLATPPNQRQRPLQSQSQSTGAQRRQQQRHSPQQQGSVGGGGGGFFFANNNNRRTGGGRSPQGAMQVRQSPATILGGGFSPAGGSARKQRKSPPLGGKISPQQMQMQQHPLIPTALTHFAGSKCFDAPAPTALPKPPQHWTRSEEKLSSVSMSMSLPKFQMMQTGGRSKRNLLDDFDTHNLKLLLNVQS; translated from the coding sequence ATGACATACTCGCACAATAGCGTTAGGAACAACATCAGAATGACAACCGCATCGGCCACCAAGTCCATACGATTGAAAAAGggagctgcaggagcagcGACCTCCGCATCCAATTCATCCACCCCCTCGCCCACATCCCCGACATCCGTATCGACGTCCGTCGCACCCCTTCCCGTATCCGCATCCGCACCAGCAACGCCCTTGGTAACTGCACATTCCAACAGTATTGCCAGCAGTACAAATCTCACCCAGAACAACTCCCCCCACTTCCTGAGCTCCTCGCCCACGAGCCTGGGTCTCTCCAACCTGGCCACGCCGCCCAACCAGAGGCAACGGCCACTGCAATCGCAGTCACAGTCCACCGGAGCCCAACGCagacagcagcagcgtcactcgccgcagcagcagggaTCCGTCGGCGGAGGAGGGGGTGGCTTCTTTttcgccaacaacaacaataggcGGACCGGTGGAGGACGTTCGCCCCAGGGAGCAATGCAAGTGCGTCAGTCCCCCGCCACCATCCTGGGTGGAGGCTTCTCGCCAGCAGGAGGATCGGCTCGCAAGCAGAGGAAGAGCCCGCCGCTGGGTGGCAAGATCTCGCCACAGCAGATGCAAAtgcagcagcacccactcatACCCACCGCACTGACGCATTTCGCGGGCAGCAAGTGCTTCGATGCACCTGCTCCAACGGCGCTGCCCAAGCCACCGCAGCACTGGACGCGGTCGGAGGAGAAGCTGTCGTCGgtgtcgatgtcgatgtcgctGCCAAAGTTCCAGATGATGCAGACAGGTGGCCGCTCGAAGCGGAATCTCCTTGACGACTTCGACACGCACAACctgaagctgctgctcaaTGTGCAGTCGTAA
- the LOC108085476 gene encoding uncharacterized protein gives MSLSLSVWIVLGVFAFAQGNVRFHFSLDFHVKQPANSTETINKTIIVEDNKVSMVDNEVTTKSPMAQWTDQEQFNVVTLQKVIDTRRSVQQLNAELSPLTGRSNDLARRVKQSLRYVNEVDANLEHLTSFGQLVELLRKFVTLVDSLSEPSAAGGTRSLEYVLLKLTLEKYDILKQRQELGELLERAESAWQRYRSTQVVLVDNST, from the exons ATGTCGCTGTCTTTAAGTGTTTGGATCGTTCTAGGAGTCTTTGCTTTTGCCCAG GGCAATGTTCGCTTCCACTTCTCGTTGGATTTCCATGTGAAGCAGCCGGCCAACTCGACTGAAACCATTAACAAGACCATCATTGTGGAAGACAATAAGGTATCCATGGTGGACAATGAAGTGACTACGAAGTCTCCCATGGCTCAGTGGACGGATCAGGAGCAGTTCAATGTGGTCACCCTGCAGAAGGTGATCGATACCCGGCGCTCGGTGCAGCAACTCAACGCGGAGCTCTCGCCTCTGACAGGCAGGAGCAACGATCTGGCGAGGAGGGTTAAGCAGAGCCTGCGCTATGTCAACGAAGTGGACGCCAATCTCGAGCATCTGACCAGTTTTGGccagctggtggagctgctAAGGAAGTTTGTGACCCTGGTGGATAGCTTAAGCGAACCTTCTGCAGCGGGTGGAACCCGCAGCCTGGAGTACGTTCTCCTAAAGTTAACCCTCGAGAAGTACGATATTCTCAAGCAACGACAGGAGCTTGGGGAGCTCCTGGAGCGGGCGGAGAGCGCCTGGCAGCGATATCGAAGCACGCAGGTGGTCCTCGTGGATAACTCAACCTGA
- the hng2 gene encoding uncharacterized protein hng2 encodes MGNHKVLRSAGNNLRYSMYEFIEAVHNRSIIWERRHPNFHNRELRDQAWQQIGQELCKNFETSSEPEKQEIVKTLLKRWKNTRDSYLRVHRLRQTGEEVARASYIYEKELSFLLDVKTESDDDEEPPLKKETKPAVKRKRLPAVQRTPRKRRSSAHESDLETADNDPSIQDHLHFVLEDLNYTREDPAPAEKAPVPPISRDPNCTNATNSSTSSSADPDQAFFDSIKPHMQRMCPDRKLDFQIEVLKILRNFKPN; translated from the exons ATGGGAAACCACAAGGTTCTTCGATCGGCGGGCAATAACTTGCGTTATTCCATGTACGAGTTCATTGAGGCGGTGCACAATCGCTCAATTATATGGGAAAGGCGCCATCCGAACTTTCACAATCGGGAATTGAGGGATCAGGCCTGGCAACAGATTGGCCAGGAATTGTGCAAGAATTTTGAGACATCCAGCGAACCGGAGAAGCAGGAAATTG TGAAAACCCTGCTTAAACGGTGGAAAAACACGCGGGACAGCTACTTGCGGGTGCACCGGCTCCGTCAAACGGGCGAGGAGGTGGCCAGAGCCTCGTACATCTACGAAAAAGAACTCAGCTTCCTGCTGGATGTAAAAACCGAATCGGATGACGATGAGGAACCTCCCCTGAAGAAGGAAACCAAGCCTGCAGTCAAACGAAAACGCCTTCCTGCCGTCCAGAGAACTCCAAGGAAGCGAAGAAGCTCAGCCCATGAATCGGATCTGGAAACCGCTGACAATGACCCATCCATTCAGGATCATCTGCATTTCGTCCTGGAAGACCTGAACTACACCAGGGAAGATCCGGCGCCAGCGGAAAAAGCTCCCGTCCCTCCGATTTCGAGGGATCCAAATTGTACAAATGCAACAAATTCTTCCACATCTTCATCCGCTGATCCAGATCAAGCCTTCTTCGACAGCATTAAGCCGCACATGCAAAGAATGTGCCCGGATCGGAAGCTCGATTTTCAGATCGAGGTTCTAAAGATACTTCGTAATTTTaagccaaattaa
- the CCT7 gene encoding T-complex protein 1 subunit eta, producing the protein MQPQIVLLKEGTDTSQGKPQLVSNINACQSIVDAVRTTLGPRGMDKLIVDSQGKATISNDGATIMKLLDIIHPAAKTLVDIAKSQDAEVGDGTTSVVLLAGEFLKQVKPFVEEGVHPRVIIKAIRKALQLCMEKINDMAVQIVEQSKEEQRALLEKCAATAMSSKLIHQQKDFFSKIVVDAVLSLDELLPLNMIGIKKVTGGSLEESQLVSGVAFKKTFSYAGFEMAPKGYDNCKIALLNIELELKAERDNAEIRVDNVKEYQKVVDVEWQILYNKLAKIHESGANVVLSKLPIGDVATQYFADRDIFCAGRVPEEDLKRTMKACGGAVMTTANDINASVLGLCEHFEERQVGGERFNLFQGCPNAKTSTLILRGGAEQFLEETERSLHDAIMIVRRTIKHDSVVAGGGAIEMELSKLLRDYSRTIAGKEQLLIAAIAKGLEIIPRQLCDNAGFDATNILNKLRQKHAQGGQWYGVDITKEDISDNYEQCVWEPSIIKINALTAAAEAACMVLSVDETIKSPKAGEAPMAGGGMGMGRGMGRPM; encoded by the exons ATG CAACCGCAAATCGTGCTCCTGAAGGAAGGCACCGACACGTCGCAGGGCAAGCCTCAGTTGGTGTCGAACATCAATGCCTGCCAGTCGATCGTGGACGCGGTGCGGACGACTCTGGGTCCCCGCGGCATGGACAAGCTGATTGTGGACTCGCAGGGCAAGGCGACCATCTCCAACGACGGTGCCACCATCATGAAGCTGCTGGATATCATTCACCCGGCGGCCAAGACCCTGGTGGACATCGCCAAGTCACAAGACGCCGAG GTGGGCGATGGCACGACCAGTGTGGTGCTCCTGGCTGGCGAGTTCCTCAAGCAGGTGAAACCCTTCGTCGAGGAGGGCGTCCATCCCCGTGTGATCATCAAGGCTATCCGCAAGGCCCTACAGCTTTGCATGGAGAAGATCAACGATATGGCTGTGCAGATTGTCGAGCAATCGAAGGAGGAGCAGCGGGCTCTGTTGGAGAAGTGCGCGGCCACCGCCATGTCCTCCAAGCTGATTCACCAGCAGAAGGACTTCTTCTCCAAAATTGTCGTGGATGCTGTACTCTCCCTGGACGAGCTTCTGCCCCTGAACATGATTGGCATCAAGAAGGTGACGGGTGGTTCCCTGGAAGAGTCCCAGCTGGTGTCGGGAGTGGCCTTCAAGAAGACCTTCTCGTATGCCGGTTTCGAAATGGCCCCCAAGGGATACGACAACTGCAAGATTGCCTTGCTGAACATCGAGCTGGAGCTGAAGGCGGAGCGCGACAATGCCGAGATCCGCGTGGACAATGTCAAGGAGTACCAGAAAGTGGTGGACGTCGAGTGGCAGATCCTCTACAACAAGCTGGCCAAGATCCACGAGTCCGGCGCCAATGTGGTGCTCTCAAAGCTGCCCATCGGCGATGTGGCCACACAGTATTTCGCCGACCGTGACATTTTCTGTGCCGGCCGCGTTCCCGAGGAGGATCTCAAGCGCACAATGAAGGCCTGCGGTGGTGCCGTGATGACCACGGCCAATGACATCAACGCCAGTGTTCTGGGCCTGTGCGAGCACTTTGAGGAGCGCCAGGTCGGCGGCGAGCGATTCAACTTGTTCCAAG GCTGTCCCAATGCCAAGACAAGCACCCTGATCTTGCGCGGTGGTGCCGAACAGTTCCTGGAGGAGACTGAGCGTTCGCTTCACGACGCCATTATGATTGTGCGTCGCACCATTAAGCACGACTCTGTCGTTGCCGGTGGCGGTGCCATCGAAATGGAGCTGTCCAAGCTGCTGCGCGATTACTCGCGCACTATTGCCGGCAAGGAACAGCTGCTTATCGCCGCCATCGCCAAGGGTTTGGAGATCATTCCGCGCCAGCTGTGCGACAATGCCGGCTTCGATGCCACCAACATTCTCAACAAGCTCCGCCAGAAGCACGCCCAGG GTGGTCAGTGGTACGGCGTGGACATCACCAAGGAGGACATCTCGGACAACTACGAACAGTGCGTGTGGGAGCCCTCGATTATCAAGATCAACGCATTGACGGCGGCTGCCGAGGCTGCTTGCATGGTGCTCTCGGTGGACGAGACAATAAAGAGCCCCAAGGCCGGAGAGGCTCCGATGGCGGGCGGCGGCATGGGCATGGGTCGCGGCATGGGCAGGCCCATGTAG
- the LOC108085440 gene encoding uncharacterized protein, whose amino-acid sequence MSSSGRKRKQQLKPRLDEHRSPVKRDRTDIKTEGLDRYPALADYDLSTADIKPDLTELQLQLAAEQRVVSRAPSHSELEQQESDSDEDGYSETNYHAADVFCQDEPDDYDPEWSSQQAGSRLLFKFHMPSPQTGLKSDKCPLHFFNQLLGYRSKFFGLLAKGCNLKGGLLSTNAEEMETFVGLSLLLSDVKLEHLEDYWSSNKYYGFAGFGMKMSLDRYRQLLQCLNFDPLQPQTGRSKAKDDFPLLNFINERMAEQHVCGQQLVLNDPIILWKGRFSYHKDLPDKFRCNALVLHLLTEQSGLVVKLLPEIVRREDSPAWVRNSRQLVEHRNRLGLKLVEDHQGGRTVYTSKFYGSYGLAYELTKRSTYCTGILDRNRYGNSKALVHQQLAPNSIATSYATSLMMAKWRRREKTLYFFSSDCLAIYAKEMSMQKTNARPKLIQELDWQLRHSSESRQHLIYYQPGCQDLSTDKKLVIFLLNILVYNAYLLYVANVQNSRSGRLKSYSEFRVAIIKSLLKEEVAKEPVAVSPQMTEKPEKGRQKQVADDETKEIRHEPAQIQQNGKPARKNCRYCHKGGMLQFSKFMCKTCPDKPGLCWEPCFRLWHEQLKK is encoded by the exons ATGTCCAGCTCCGGTAGGAAGCGCAAGCAGCAGCTGAAGCCGCGCCTGGACGAGCACCGGTCGCCGGTGAAGCGGGATCGCACGGACATCAAGACGGAGGGCCTGGACCGCTATCCGGCGCTGGCGGACTACGACCTGAGTACGGCCGACATCAAGCCAGACCTCACGGAACTGCAACTCCAGCTGGCGGCCGAGCAGCGGGTCGTCAGTAGGGCCCCCAGCCACTCGGAGTTGGAGCAGCAGGAGAGCGATTCGGACGAGGACGGCTATTCGGAGACGAACTACCACGCGGCCGATGTCTTCTGCCAGG ACGAACCAGACGACTATGACCCGGAGTGGAGCAGCCAACAGGCGGGCAGCAGATTGCTGTTCAAGTTCCACATGCCATCGCCTCAGACGGGCCTTAAGAGCGACAAGTGCCCGCTGCACTTCTTCAACCAACTGCTGGGCTACCGCTCAAAGTTCTTCGGCTTGCTGGCAAAGGGTTGCAACCTCAAAGGAGGATTGCTCTCCACCAATGCCGAGGAGATGGAAACCTTTGTCGGCCTCTCGCTCCTCTTGAGCGACGTGAAGCTGGAACACCTGGAAGACTACTGGAGCAGCAACAAGTACTATGGTTTTGCCGGCTTCGGCATGAAAATGAGCTTGGATCGTTATCGCCAGTTGTTGCAGTGCCTCAACTTTGATCCTCTCCAACCCCAAACGGGAAGGTCCAAGGCCAAGGACGATTTCCCGCTGCTGAACTTCATCAACGAGCGCATGGCCGAGCAGCACGTTTGTGGCCAGCAACTGGTGCTCAATGATCCCATTATTCTCTGGAAGGGCAGATTTAGCTACCACAAGGATCTACCCGACAAGTTTCGCTGCAACGCTCTAGTTCTGCACTTGCTGACCGAGCAGAGTGGCCTGGTGGTGAAGCTCCTGCCCGAGATTGTGCGGCGGGAGGACTCGCCCGCATGGGTGCGCAACTCCCGGCAGCTGGTGGAGCACAGAAACCGGCTGGGCTTGAAGCTTGTAGAAGATCACCAAGGCGGGCGCACTGTGTACACCTCAAAGTTCTACGGCAGCTACGGCCTCGCCTATGAGCTGACCAAGAGAAGCACCTACTGCACTGGCATACTGGACAGGAACAGGTATGGGAATAGCAAGGCTCTGGTGCACCAGCAGTTGGCTCCCAACAGCATCGCCACCAGCTATGCCACCAGCCTGATGATGGCCAAGTGGCGTCGGCGGGAGAAGACCTTGTACTTCTTTAGCTCCGACTGTCTGGCCATCTACGCAAAGGAGATGTCCATGCAGAAAACCAATGCCAGACCCAAGCTGATCCAGGAGTTGGACTGGCAACTACGGCATAGCAGCGAAAGTCGCCAGCACCTGATCTACTATCAACCCGGCTGCCAGGACCTTTCCACAGACAAGAAACTGGTCATCTTTCTCCTCAACATCCTCGTCTACAATGCCTACTTGCTATACGTGGCCAACGTGCAGAATTCACGCAGTGGACGCCTGAAAAGCTACTCGGAATTCCGTGTTGCCATCATCAAGTCACTGCTAAAAGAGGAGGTTGCCAAGGAACCAGTGGCGGTTAGTCCCCAGATGACAGAGAAACCCGAAAAGGGCAGGCAGAAACAAGTAGCCGACGATGAGACAAAGGAGATTCGTCATGAGCCAGCTCAGATCCAGCAGAACGGGAAGCCGGCGCGAAAGAACTGTCGCTATTGCCACAAGGGCGGTATGCTGCAGTTCAGCAAGTTTATGTGCAAAACCTGTCCAGACAAGCCGGGGCTGTGCTGGGAGCCCTGCTTCCGTCTCTGGCATGAGCAGCTCAAGAAATAA